A single window of Granulicella mallensis MP5ACTX8 DNA harbors:
- a CDS encoding lysozyme: MVMGLGQMLRYTHRRHHRRLLQRGLRRIHQSVEVYLLRLQDRAQRKHLNTIIPRQPVQGQVQPAGPATVGGHQFSPQALAWMKRCKGFSDTPYDHDGSGHPGGNCTIGFGDLIHAGPCTQKDMQATYPNANVRFMQHAREHEDWVNKNVQVPLTQSQFDSLGSVYFNVRDFKKHDIWSDLQNSSTLNRVPSDIMTLGNGGRGMPYRRAGDANLWNGTYPDLNDPNVCSAPPFTRKK, translated from the coding sequence ATGGTGATGGGTTTAGGCCAGATGCTCAGGTATACCCACCGCCGCCACCACCGCAGGCTCTTGCAGCGCGGCCTCCGACGAATCCACCAGTCCGTGGAGGTGTATCTGCTCCGGCTACAGGACAGGGCGCAACGCAAGCATCTCAATACAATAATTCCCCGACAGCCTGTTCAAGGGCAGGTACAGCCTGCTGGACCCGCTACTGTTGGCGGACATCAATTTTCTCCGCAGGCGCTCGCTTGGATGAAGCGATGCAAGGGGTTCAGCGATACTCCTTATGATCATGATGGAAGTGGCCATCCTGGAGGGAACTGCACGATTGGGTTTGGTGATTTGATTCATGCAGGCCCCTGCACGCAGAAGGATATGCAGGCTACATATCCTAACGCGAATGTACGGTTTATGCAGCATGCGCGTGAACATGAAGACTGGGTAAACAAAAATGTCCAAGTTCCGCTCACTCAAAGTCAGTTTGACTCTCTGGGCAGTGTGTACTTCAATGTGCGAGATTTCAAGAAACATGATATTTGGAGCGATCTACAGAATTCCTCAACGTTAAATAGAGTCCCATCGGACATTATGACGTTGGGCAATGGTGGAAGAGGCATGCCTTATCGCCGCGCGGGAGATGCCAACTTGTGGAATGGGACGTATCCAGATCTAAACGATCCAAATGTTTGCAGTGCTCCTCCTTTTACCCGAAAGAAGTAG
- a CDS encoding pentapeptide repeat-containing protein → MMTINAMTPEGVCFDGLYLHRAKLMGLSLNGASFVSCDLRASNMEDAQAKRVNFSGASLIGVDAARAYLHESVFHHCRLNHTNFKHADLSRADLSDAEISDTNFEGCNLRGTTMLAHNLHSAHFKDASFDRHTILPEEFKPLEHGAILMEDETA, encoded by the coding sequence ATGATGACCATTAACGCGATGACACCGGAGGGCGTTTGTTTCGATGGTTTGTACTTGCATCGAGCGAAGCTTATGGGGTTGAGCCTCAACGGGGCATCTTTCGTCTCCTGTGATCTACGTGCTTCAAATATGGAGGATGCGCAAGCCAAACGTGTTAACTTTAGTGGAGCCTCTCTCATCGGGGTGGATGCTGCGCGGGCGTATTTGCATGAATCGGTCTTTCATCATTGCCGGTTGAATCATACAAATTTCAAGCATGCAGATCTGTCACGAGCTGACCTGAGCGATGCTGAGATATCCGACACTAATTTTGAAGGCTGCAATCTCCGGGGCACGACCATGCTGGCACATAATTTACATAGCGCACATTTTAAGGATGCCAGCTTCGATCGGCACACGATATTGCCTGAAGAGTTCAAGCCCTTGGAGCATGGCGCTATCCTAATGGAAGATGAAACTGCTTGA
- a CDS encoding pentapeptide repeat-containing protein: MYIIYVNEKEETVEMYVDADTPEGVCFNGMHLHSLMGHRLKFNGASFVSCFLWGAYMFDAEAINVDFTNAVLGQFNLRGSKVCGSIFRNCDMTVGYFEGADFSGADLTGARMLDTHFENCNLCGAIMLGEELESSIFTGAKFDKHTVWPKEFNPLEHGAILVEDE, translated from the coding sequence ATGTACATCATATATGTGAACGAAAAAGAAGAAACTGTTGAGATGTATGTTGATGCAGATACTCCGGAAGGAGTGTGCTTCAATGGGATGCACTTGCATTCGTTGATGGGCCATAGACTAAAATTTAATGGAGCATCTTTTGTGTCGTGTTTTCTTTGGGGAGCCTATATGTTCGATGCTGAAGCTATAAACGTCGATTTTACCAATGCTGTTTTAGGGCAATTTAACTTACGGGGATCGAAGGTATGTGGTTCAATTTTTCGTAATTGCGATATGACTGTGGGTTATTTCGAGGGCGCTGACTTTTCTGGTGCAGACCTGACTGGTGCTCGAATGCTGGATACTCATTTTGAAAACTGTAATCTCTGCGGTGCGATCATGTTGGGGGAGGAATTGGAAAGTTCAATTTTTACAGGAGCTAAATTCGACAAGCATACGGTTTGGCCGAAAGAGTTTAACCCTTTGGAGCATGGCGCGATTCTCGTAGAGGATGAATGA
- a CDS encoding lysozyme family protein, with protein MMGVNPTDTNTSVPPQQPSAWDAFTQKAQSLHPLSSLLGQADNNLGQRSLNALHGDGFRTDAQIYPLPSTPPALAVPSPVNPPLRGGAATGGGLMANPLQNGQGSSQAPGRMSAYSRACVLAGLRGMIRDTEGMNRLPDGGYGSFASGGKVIANPQNLDGIRLKMNSRDARIADPGALSGHPDVDVQLYRNGQKYVKSDAFGAYQILGDTARDRGYTDFSHAGQDAAANDLIENRRRMLSPAMQGDWPTVFHRGSLEWASLPGDHYRQGGKSPEEAIAAYNRAIQSAPECK; from the coding sequence ATGATGGGTGTTAATCCAACTGATACGAACACGAGCGTACCGCCGCAACAGCCGTCTGCGTGGGATGCATTTACGCAAAAGGCTCAAAGCCTGCATCCACTCAGTTCTTTACTGGGGCAAGCAGACAATAACCTGGGACAGCGCTCACTCAACGCGTTGCATGGAGATGGCTTTAGAACGGATGCACAAATCTACCCTCTACCTTCCACTCCTCCTGCTCTTGCTGTACCGTCACCTGTGAACCCACCGCTTCGTGGAGGTGCTGCAACGGGCGGCGGGCTGATGGCAAATCCTCTGCAAAATGGACAGGGAAGCAGTCAGGCCCCTGGGCGAATGAGTGCTTATAGTAGAGCTTGTGTGCTGGCGGGGTTGCGGGGGATGATCAGGGATACGGAGGGAATGAATCGTCTTCCTGATGGAGGTTATGGTAGCTTCGCCTCGGGAGGGAAGGTTATTGCGAATCCGCAGAATCTAGACGGCATTCGATTGAAAATGAATTCTAGGGACGCGAGAATAGCCGATCCGGGAGCGCTCTCAGGTCATCCTGATGTTGACGTCCAACTGTATCGCAATGGTCAGAAATACGTAAAAAGCGATGCCTTTGGCGCATACCAAATCCTGGGGGATACCGCACGTGATCGCGGCTATACCGACTTCTCTCATGCCGGTCAAGATGCCGCCGCAAACGATTTGATTGAAAACAGGAGGCGCATGCTAAGTCCGGCAATGCAAGGCGATTGGCCGACCGTATTCCACCGGGGCAGCCTTGAATGGGCTAGCCTCCCAGGTGATCATTATCGTCAAGGTGGAAAGAGTCCAGAGGAAGCGATAGCGGCCTACAATAGGGCAATCCAATCCGCGCCGGAGTGTAAATGA
- a CDS encoding ribosomal protein bL12 — protein sequence MNNWDQWIRQSLLPTAAVILIYEIIKDLIRGLGLSRSETKQREDQFNGSGSSNQLNTSQIDTRIDARMNSILDAKIDARIGFLLGSPVSGQMGTSAAEYKTTFTVTLKERGKNIIGTIKLVREVTGLGLKDAKDLVEGAPRPLKTNLSREEATVIAKKFEGIAAIEIQ from the coding sequence ATGAACAACTGGGATCAATGGATCAGGCAGTCGTTGCTGCCAACGGCCGCTGTCATTCTTATTTACGAGATCATCAAGGACCTGATTCGAGGCCTGGGCCTCAGTCGTTCCGAGACAAAGCAGCGCGAAGATCAGTTCAACGGCTCCGGCTCATCCAATCAACTCAACACCAGTCAGATTGACACTCGCATCGATGCTCGTATGAACTCCATACTCGATGCCAAAATAGATGCTCGCATCGGCTTTTTGCTCGGCTCTCCCGTATCTGGCCAGATGGGCACCTCTGCGGCGGAATATAAAACCACCTTCACCGTCACCCTGAAAGAGCGCGGCAAAAACATCATTGGCACCATCAAATTGGTACGAGAGGTCACCGGCCTTGGCCTAAAAGACGCCAAAGACCTGGTAGAGGGCGCACCCAGGCCCCTGAAGACGAACCTCTCAAGAGAAGAGGCTACGGTGATCGCTAAAAAATTCGAGGGCATCGCAGCTATCGAAATTCAGTGA
- a CDS encoding NADP-dependent oxidoreductase gives MKAVMLHAYGGPENLKFEDNVPEPQVSGDTVLIAAAAASVNPIDWKVRAGLRQKDFPLSLPAILGRDVSGLVRTVGSNVKHFKSGDRVLAYTNATYAELVAVDDADVTHLPDGLDLADAAALPLIVLTGDQLVRLATNVQKGQVVLITGALGSVGRAAVHAAKKIGAQVIAGVRRKELDDARALGVFDVLALDDDEAMERFQRVDAIADTVGGDVAAKLLAKVKPGGSFGYASMLPESAVAQNPTVKIARVFAKTDPSKVREFADDVRDGKFVLPIGRRMALRDAAEAHALAEKGGVGKILLLT, from the coding sequence ATGAAGGCAGTAATGCTACATGCGTATGGTGGTCCCGAGAATCTGAAGTTTGAAGACAATGTTCCTGAACCGCAGGTTAGTGGAGACACAGTACTGATTGCGGCGGCTGCTGCGAGTGTCAACCCGATTGACTGGAAGGTGCGTGCGGGGCTGCGGCAAAAGGATTTTCCACTGTCGCTTCCTGCCATTCTGGGCCGCGACGTAAGTGGCCTCGTACGTACGGTTGGTTCTAACGTGAAGCATTTCAAATCAGGCGATCGCGTTCTTGCCTACACCAACGCGACCTATGCCGAATTGGTGGCCGTGGACGATGCAGACGTGACGCACTTGCCGGATGGCCTGGATTTGGCAGATGCGGCGGCGCTTCCGTTGATCGTACTGACAGGGGACCAGCTTGTGCGCCTTGCGACCAACGTACAGAAGGGACAAGTTGTCCTGATAACAGGGGCGCTGGGCAGCGTTGGACGTGCTGCGGTGCATGCGGCGAAGAAGATTGGCGCGCAGGTGATTGCAGGGGTTCGCAGGAAAGAGTTGGATGACGCTCGCGCCCTTGGTGTGTTCGATGTGCTGGCACTCGATGACGATGAGGCGATGGAGCGGTTCCAGAGGGTAGATGCGATTGCGGACACTGTTGGCGGAGACGTTGCCGCGAAGTTGCTCGCGAAGGTAAAGCCTGGCGGCTCCTTTGGTTACGCTTCGATGTTGCCGGAGAGTGCGGTGGCGCAGAATCCTACGGTGAAGATTGCACGTGTGTTTGCGAAAACCGATCCTTCCAAAGTGCGTGAGTTTGCCGATGATGTGCGTGATGGCAAGTTTGTGCTGCCGATTGGACGCCGGATGGCGCTGAGGGACGCGGCAGAGGCCCATGCACTCGCTGAAAAAGGTGGGGTGGGGAAGATCCTCCTGCTGACGTAG
- a CDS encoding integral membrane transporter, translating into MKVRRAVESDVARLKEIYELRGFEWEFPKMEELIAAYVFVDDADRVVMFAGAVAMACTTLLADSSWSTPRWRLQALAELHDAVEREVKAKGFTRGLAFIQPDLAKQFGSRLSRAFGWISGNGWAHWHRKVK; encoded by the coding sequence ATGAAAGTTCGTAGAGCAGTAGAGAGCGATGTCGCCAGGCTGAAAGAGATTTATGAGTTGCGTGGCTTCGAATGGGAGTTCCCAAAGATGGAAGAGTTGATAGCGGCTTATGTGTTCGTAGACGACGCCGACCGTGTGGTTATGTTCGCCGGCGCTGTGGCGATGGCATGCACGACACTGCTAGCCGATTCTTCATGGTCGACGCCACGCTGGAGGCTTCAGGCACTCGCAGAACTGCATGACGCAGTTGAGCGCGAAGTGAAGGCAAAGGGATTTACTCGCGGGCTGGCATTTATTCAGCCAGACCTCGCAAAACAGTTTGGATCGCGTCTCAGTCGAGCATTCGGTTGGATTAGTGGAAATGGCTGGGCGCATTGGCACAGAAAGGTAAAGTGA
- a CDS encoding phage terminase large subunit translates to MSKSAAIKFDIALQPKQLAVYELVENSPATEIGYGGARGGAKSHGARGIMLLRRLKYARTNGLFLMRVWGQVYRNHLEPLFREFPFMANWYVGGDKKHLTLPNGSRIYFASADTMDDIRKIAQGPEYADIFVEEATHFSEEELIFLPTALRWTGKSGITPKMLYTCNPGSRGHDYIKRIFKDRRFQEHEEPDSFAFVQAYGWDNIEWVRPYLHAQGITDFEYYNTWTDQQRFQCFIANSDYGAKLNQMPEKERKAHLFGDWDTFEGQYYPNFIRAQRELKAAQVGQLMQPWWRRWASCDWGYQHAASIHWHASGLVSPEDARRHLGREWSEAREVVITYREHVVAGRPEMLLAQDFVERCDNDDKRELSRFFMSPETFGERNAVADIFRKVFREHGLPQPEEARNDRVNGWRFIHTLIEQDRWFVSDRCEGALTAIPSLIYDDKKLEDVMKTRKVSDDIADEVRYGLFSMLGPSAKPYEVRLRETLAPIQDMTAKHLAHLDFKKKNRKRSAGFTVGR, encoded by the coding sequence GTGAGCAAATCAGCCGCGATCAAATTCGACATTGCGCTTCAGCCGAAGCAACTCGCGGTTTACGAACTGGTTGAGAATTCGCCGGCTACTGAGATTGGTTATGGGGGAGCGCGTGGCGGTGCGAAGTCTCACGGGGCACGCGGCATTATGCTGCTGAGGCGGCTGAAGTATGCCCGTACCAATGGGCTCTTCCTTATGCGGGTGTGGGGGCAGGTCTATCGCAACCACCTGGAACCTTTGTTTCGCGAGTTTCCATTTATGGCGAACTGGTATGTCGGGGGCGATAAGAAGCACCTGACGTTGCCAAATGGTTCGCGTATCTATTTCGCCTCCGCGGACACGATGGATGATATCCGCAAGATAGCCCAGGGACCTGAGTATGCGGACATCTTTGTGGAAGAGGCTACGCACTTCAGCGAAGAAGAGTTGATCTTTCTGCCTACAGCGCTTCGCTGGACAGGGAAGTCCGGGATTACACCGAAGATGCTGTATACCTGCAATCCCGGCAGCCGCGGGCACGATTACATCAAGCGCATCTTCAAGGACCGCAGATTCCAGGAGCATGAAGAGCCTGACTCCTTTGCCTTTGTTCAGGCTTATGGGTGGGACAACATCGAGTGGGTGCGGCCTTATCTGCATGCGCAGGGCATTACAGACTTTGAGTACTACAACACCTGGACCGATCAGCAGCGGTTCCAATGTTTTATTGCGAACTCTGACTATGGGGCTAAGTTGAACCAGATGCCAGAGAAGGAGCGGAAGGCGCACCTCTTTGGAGATTGGGACACGTTCGAGGGGCAGTATTACCCGAACTTTATTCGTGCTCAGCGGGAGCTTAAGGCCGCACAGGTGGGACAGTTAATGCAGCCGTGGTGGAGGCGCTGGGCTTCATGCGATTGGGGCTACCAACATGCGGCTTCTATTCACTGGCACGCTTCGGGCCTGGTGTCTCCTGAAGATGCGCGTAGGCATCTTGGGCGTGAGTGGAGTGAGGCTCGCGAGGTTGTGATTACTTATCGAGAGCATGTAGTTGCAGGACGCCCTGAGATGCTGCTGGCCCAGGACTTTGTGGAGCGCTGCGATAACGACGATAAGCGTGAGCTGTCGCGGTTCTTTATGTCGCCTGAGACCTTTGGCGAGCGTAATGCCGTGGCGGATATCTTTCGTAAGGTTTTTCGAGAGCACGGATTACCCCAGCCAGAAGAGGCTCGCAACGACCGTGTGAACGGCTGGCGGTTTATCCATACGCTGATCGAGCAGGATCGATGGTTTGTGTCGGATCGATGTGAAGGTGCGCTGACGGCGATTCCTTCGTTGATCTATGACGACAAGAAGCTTGAGGACGTGATGAAGACGCGTAAGGTTTCGGACGATATCGCGGATGAGGTGCGGTATGGGTTGTTTTCTATGTTGGGACCTAGCGCTAAGCCCTATGAGGTGAGGCTGCGTGAGACTCTGGCCCCGATCCAGGACATGACGGCAAAGCACCTGGCGCATCTGGATTTCAAGAAGAAGAACCGGAAACGGTCCGCTGGGTTCACGGTCGGAAGATGA
- a CDS encoding helix-turn-helix domain-containing protein: protein MQGITVNKYEGNKMNVVAFRSGEARYANARETIYALIAESSDGMTSKEIAQRTGWALHTFGRRLTELKDAGKIRSTGQMRYGAEVWIAYRAFPMQLLIEAA from the coding sequence ATGCAGGGTATTACGGTGAACAAATACGAAGGCAACAAGATGAATGTCGTGGCATTTCGCAGTGGTGAGGCTCGTTATGCGAATGCTCGCGAGACGATTTATGCGCTCATCGCTGAATCCAGCGACGGCATGACGAGCAAAGAGATTGCACAGAGAACCGGCTGGGCACTCCATACCTTTGGCAGACGACTTACAGAGTTGAAAGACGCAGGAAAGATTCGGAGTACAGGGCAGATGCGCTATGGGGCTGAGGTGTGGATTGCGTATCGCGCTTTTCCGATGCAGTTGTTGATAGAGGCTGCATAA